A window from Planococcus maritimus encodes these proteins:
- a CDS encoding GNAT family N-acetyltransferase has product MNIRKANSSDLNTILSLTPQAIYDGTLGEVMPSEEKARSMVKALLDRGGFYLLAVEHDEILGWVLAGTTKDPFTEKPLGFIYELYIRKPYRGQGHSKPLMNAAIEYFQQQGFIEVRLSAKAKNPAVRMYEDIGFTTKTVSMSLNLE; this is encoded by the coding sequence ATGAACATCCGAAAAGCAAATTCAAGTGATTTGAATACCATCCTTTCTTTGACCCCACAAGCTATTTATGATGGAACCTTAGGCGAAGTAATGCCTTCTGAAGAAAAAGCCAGGAGCATGGTCAAAGCGTTGTTAGATAGAGGTGGCTTTTACCTGCTCGCTGTAGAACATGATGAAATCTTAGGTTGGGTCCTGGCAGGTACTACAAAGGATCCGTTTACAGAGAAACCGCTTGGCTTTATATACGAGCTGTACATCCGCAAACCATACCGCGGCCAAGGGCACTCAAAGCCATTGATGAACGCGGCCATTGAGTATTTCCAACAGCAAGGGTTTATAGAAGTCCGCTTAAGTGCAAAAGCAAAAAATCCAGCTGTGCGCATGTATGAGGATATCGGATTTACGACAAAAACTGTCAGCATGAGCTTAAACCTCGAATAA
- a CDS encoding glycerate kinase: MKIMIAPDSFKGSVSSTQAALAIDRGIREVDPAIETVLLPMADGGEGTVDAILWNRGGKKISCSAEDPIGRNIEAYYGWIAEEKMAIIETAAASGLPLLKKEELDPYKASSFGTGQLIVDALERGAETIVLGLGGSATVDAGIGLFQALGLKFFDVQHKELPRIGGQLSRVASLDASALHPKLSSLKLIVASDVTNPLLGESGATAIFGPQKGVSNNQLASVEQGMEQFSRLVVKATGEDHIQKPGSGAAGGIGFMLYSFLHAEFRNGLEMIAEISQLEKRLLECDLVLTGEGKIDGQSLYGKVPVGIGRAALKNNIPVIAFAGAVGEGIERLEEEGVTAVMVIGERPMPLEEAMLRGEELLYESAKRLMKLLSIGIKYGGEAKNE; encoded by the coding sequence ATGAAAATCATGATTGCTCCGGATTCGTTTAAAGGCTCAGTTTCGAGTACACAAGCAGCACTGGCCATCGACCGGGGGATTCGGGAAGTAGACCCAGCCATCGAGACCGTTCTTTTGCCGATGGCTGATGGTGGAGAAGGAACAGTTGACGCCATTCTTTGGAATCGTGGCGGCAAAAAAATAAGCTGTTCTGCAGAAGACCCCATTGGCCGGAATATCGAAGCTTATTATGGCTGGATAGCTGAAGAAAAAATGGCAATCATCGAAACGGCCGCTGCCTCGGGTTTGCCTTTATTGAAAAAGGAAGAATTGGACCCATACAAGGCGTCAAGTTTTGGCACGGGGCAGCTCATCGTCGATGCACTTGAACGAGGTGCTGAAACGATTGTTCTCGGTCTTGGCGGAAGCGCTACCGTGGATGCGGGAATCGGACTTTTTCAAGCACTTGGCCTCAAGTTTTTCGATGTCCAGCACAAAGAATTGCCTAGAATTGGCGGCCAGCTTTCTCGCGTGGCAAGTTTGGATGCTTCTGCGCTTCACCCGAAGCTGTCTTCTTTAAAGCTAATTGTCGCTTCTGATGTCACAAACCCATTGCTCGGGGAAAGTGGAGCGACCGCTATTTTCGGACCGCAAAAAGGGGTTTCTAATAACCAGCTAGCTTCAGTGGAACAAGGCATGGAGCAGTTTTCTCGTTTAGTTGTAAAGGCAACGGGTGAAGACCATATACAAAAGCCGGGCAGTGGAGCGGCAGGAGGAATCGGCTTCATGCTGTATTCATTCCTACACGCGGAATTTCGAAATGGGCTGGAAATGATAGCGGAAATATCTCAACTGGAAAAACGCTTACTAGAATGCGACCTAGTCCTGACAGGAGAAGGAAAAATCGATGGCCAATCGCTATATGGAAAAGTTCCTGTGGGCATCGGCCGGGCCGCCTTGAAAAACAATATTCCTGTCATCGCTTTCGCTGGTGCAGTTGGGGAAGGCATCGAACGGCTTGAAGAAGAAGGCGTAACGGCCGTGATGGTGATAGGCGAACGGCCGATGCCTTTAGAAGAGGCGATGCTGCGGGGCGAGGAATTATTGTATGAATCCGCAAAACGTTTGATGAAACTGTTAAGCATCGGCATAAAGTATGGAGGGGAAGCAAAAAATGAATAA
- a CDS encoding DUF2268 domain-containing putative Zn-dependent protease (predicted Zn-dependent protease with a strongly conserved HExxH motif), whose translation METFLEAIASNSEIARKNLFLDVFEVSDEEFQTRAFFGIFNLENKIEILKKQLQQMRSLAYEQFIKDELILLQTEFPVLKALEFELFILDDQDHFVREKLGGVSAYTDWNGGIFFAVLPNAQVHSNLKSVITHEYHHYWRMHTLTSTEENQTLLDRLILEGLAEHFVEIRLGEDYLGPYRDALTEQQALFLWETIYRPYRHERGAKTDAYMFGSEEKNLPFWGGYAIGYYLVKWYLEKNQGSTIEEMTSLPSDSFLL comes from the coding sequence ATGGAGACTTTTCTAGAAGCAATAGCTTCAAATTCAGAAATTGCTCGAAAAAATTTATTTCTGGATGTATTCGAGGTATCGGATGAGGAGTTCCAAACGAGGGCATTTTTCGGCATATTCAACCTTGAAAATAAGATCGAAATCCTGAAGAAACAACTCCAACAAATGCGCTCGCTAGCTTATGAACAGTTCATTAAGGATGAACTAATTCTTCTGCAAACAGAGTTCCCTGTACTAAAAGCCTTGGAGTTTGAATTATTCATCCTAGACGATCAAGACCACTTTGTTAGAGAAAAACTTGGCGGCGTTTCAGCGTATACTGATTGGAATGGTGGAATTTTTTTCGCCGTCTTGCCTAACGCTCAAGTTCACTCCAATCTAAAGTCAGTCATTACGCATGAGTACCATCATTATTGGCGGATGCATACTTTAACGAGTACAGAGGAAAATCAAACACTATTGGATAGGTTAATATTAGAGGGCCTAGCTGAACATTTTGTGGAAATCCGATTAGGTGAAGATTACCTCGGCCCTTATAGAGATGCCCTGACGGAACAACAGGCATTATTTCTATGGGAGACTATTTATCGACCATACCGTCATGAAAGAGGGGCTAAAACGGATGCCTATATGTTCGGCAGTGAAGAGAAAAACTTACCTTTTTGGGGTGGTTATGCCATTGGTTACTATTTGGTGAAGTGGTATTTAGAGAAAAACCAGGGAAGTACCATAGAAGAGATGACTTCACTGCCTAGCGATAGTTTTTTACTTTAA
- a CDS encoding CdaR family transcriptional regulator — protein MASFLKNIAEQIVVEIEKIIGRHVNIMDEDGQIIASTDASRVGSFHEGAVTVLREGKPVRIYSEQSHRGAKQGVNMPFYYKEELHGVIGITGDPSEVGNYTKIIQKMTEVMVKEAYVSRELELEQRFQELFVHEWLLKQWSSTDDFVIRGKTLSIDLEANRQVLMFEVKELRDKPMSQTFRQEKINAVMGKVGEMLDIKENDLLVLWQSHQFVLLKSMQEDSLPLNANQLQRVLETYNEHELTVQCGIGRSHNGLLGAVESFEDARQALIFAQKKKEAAVSFYDLGIESLVHKIPDELKEDFIERLFPIFNEQEHQQLLETLRAFLDHGQSIYKTSESLFIHKNTLQYRLLKIKKLTGYDPRTFQDAVLCWLAFNFYDHLKDQQDSSED, from the coding sequence ATGGCCAGTTTTTTAAAAAATATAGCAGAGCAAATTGTAGTGGAAATCGAAAAAATCATTGGGCGGCATGTGAACATCATGGATGAAGACGGCCAAATTATCGCAAGCACCGACGCCAGCCGGGTAGGGAGTTTTCACGAAGGGGCTGTGACGGTCCTTAGGGAAGGAAAGCCGGTCCGCATCTATTCGGAACAAAGCCATCGCGGCGCTAAACAAGGGGTGAATATGCCGTTTTATTACAAAGAAGAATTGCACGGCGTCATTGGAATAACCGGTGATCCGTCCGAGGTTGGGAACTATACAAAAATCATTCAGAAGATGACCGAAGTGATGGTCAAAGAAGCTTATGTAAGCCGTGAACTGGAATTGGAGCAGCGCTTTCAGGAATTATTTGTTCACGAGTGGTTATTGAAACAATGGTCATCAACCGATGATTTTGTGATCAGGGGCAAGACTTTATCCATTGACCTCGAAGCAAACAGGCAAGTGCTGATGTTCGAAGTGAAAGAACTGCGCGACAAACCAATGTCGCAAACCTTCAGGCAGGAAAAAATCAATGCAGTGATGGGGAAAGTCGGAGAAATGCTAGATATAAAAGAAAACGATTTGCTGGTACTGTGGCAGTCCCATCAATTTGTACTGTTGAAATCCATGCAGGAAGATTCATTGCCCCTTAATGCAAATCAATTACAGCGGGTATTGGAAACTTATAATGAACACGAGTTAACGGTTCAATGCGGAATCGGCAGGAGCCACAACGGCTTGCTTGGGGCCGTTGAGTCTTTTGAGGACGCCAGGCAAGCCTTGATCTTCGCTCAAAAGAAAAAAGAAGCGGCTGTTTCTTTTTACGATCTGGGAATCGAGTCATTGGTTCACAAAATACCCGATGAATTAAAAGAAGATTTCATTGAACGGCTCTTTCCCATTTTCAATGAGCAAGAGCATCAGCAATTACTGGAAACGCTAAGGGCTTTCTTAGACCACGGACAAAGCATTTACAAGACCAGCGAGTCTCTCTTTATTCATAAAAACACCTTGCAATACCGCTTGCTGAAAATCAAAAAGCTCACAGGCTACGATCCGAGAACTTTCCAGGATGCCGTGCTTTGCTGGCTGGCCTTCAATTTTTATGACCATTTGAAGGACCAACAAGACAGCTCGGAAGATTGA
- a CDS encoding alpha-amylase family glycosyl hydrolase, with product MSMNQPIMDSMKEKLKFVYGANTADYIAGDIEELMSNYRDLIPPQEDKGDFVSEKDVLLISYGDTVSQPGEVPLQSLREFLKTHLKDTITGVHVLPFYPFSSDDGFSVIDYFTVNPELGEWKDIEGLAEDFDVMFDAVINHISAGSEWFQSYLKGDAQYQEFFTEADPEADYSQVTRPRALPLLTKFETVEGPKFIWTTFSEDQIDLNYRNPKLFLKMIELLLFYISKGAKLIRLDAIGFMWKESGTNCIHLDETHKLIQVMRDIVDMLAPDTILVTETNVPHKDNISYFGNGYNEARMVYQFPLPPLTLHTFLTGNTKHIHQWAHTMEETTPSTTFFNFLASHDGIGMRPAEGILANEEVNFLVRKAEEFGGNVSYKDNGDGTKSPYELNINYFDALSHPEDPDETKVKRFIAAQSLLLSMAGVPGIYLHSLLGSRNYTEGVEKTGRFRSINREKLNRENLEAELADPSSIRHQVLSQMKQMIELRKRESAFHPNSLQEILFLKDEVFSMVRTNRIHEEEKIVVLINVTNHAQELEVPIEQNAQTVRDLVAGDRLPIIQNKVKTRLKPYQVMWLKPGGGQK from the coding sequence ATGAGCATGAATCAACCAATCATGGACTCCATGAAGGAAAAATTGAAATTTGTTTATGGTGCAAACACCGCCGACTATATTGCTGGCGATATCGAAGAGTTAATGAGCAATTACCGAGATCTTATTCCGCCTCAAGAAGATAAAGGGGACTTTGTTTCCGAGAAAGACGTTTTATTGATTTCTTATGGGGATACGGTAAGTCAACCAGGCGAAGTTCCGTTGCAGAGCCTAAGGGAGTTCCTTAAAACCCATTTGAAAGATACTATCACGGGCGTCCACGTCTTACCCTTTTATCCATTTAGTTCAGATGATGGGTTTTCGGTAATTGACTATTTCACGGTCAATCCGGAACTTGGGGAGTGGAAGGACATTGAAGGGCTTGCCGAAGATTTTGATGTCATGTTCGATGCCGTTATTAACCACATTTCAGCCGGCAGCGAATGGTTTCAATCGTACTTGAAGGGCGATGCCCAATACCAAGAATTTTTCACGGAAGCCGACCCGGAAGCTGATTATAGCCAAGTGACCCGTCCGCGGGCCTTGCCGCTATTAACGAAGTTCGAGACGGTAGAGGGGCCGAAGTTTATTTGGACGACCTTCAGTGAAGACCAAATCGATTTGAATTACCGCAATCCGAAGCTGTTTTTGAAAATGATCGAGTTATTGTTGTTCTACATCAGCAAAGGGGCCAAGCTGATCCGATTGGATGCGATCGGATTCATGTGGAAAGAATCAGGGACCAATTGCATCCACTTGGACGAAACTCATAAACTGATCCAAGTGATGCGCGACATTGTGGATATGCTTGCGCCCGATACGATTCTCGTCACGGAAACAAATGTACCGCACAAAGACAATATCAGCTATTTTGGGAACGGTTACAATGAAGCGCGGATGGTTTATCAATTCCCATTGCCGCCGCTTACGCTCCATACGTTTTTAACAGGCAACACTAAGCATATTCACCAATGGGCACATACCATGGAAGAGACGACTCCGTCCACGACATTTTTCAACTTCCTGGCGTCTCATGATGGAATCGGCATGCGTCCGGCAGAGGGAATTCTAGCAAATGAAGAAGTAAACTTCCTCGTTAGAAAAGCGGAGGAATTTGGGGGCAATGTCTCTTATAAAGACAATGGGGATGGCACTAAGAGTCCTTATGAATTGAATATCAATTACTTCGATGCGCTTTCACATCCTGAAGATCCGGATGAGACCAAAGTGAAACGATTCATCGCAGCACAGTCTTTGCTATTGTCGATGGCAGGGGTTCCCGGCATTTATCTGCACAGTTTGCTAGGTTCTCGTAATTACACGGAAGGTGTCGAAAAAACCGGCCGTTTCCGTTCGATCAATCGTGAAAAGCTAAACCGAGAAAACTTGGAAGCTGAACTTGCAGACCCATCGTCTATCCGCCACCAAGTCTTATCCCAAATGAAACAAATGATCGAGTTGCGGAAAAGGGAAAGTGCTTTTCACCCGAATAGTTTGCAGGAAATATTGTTTTTGAAAGATGAAGTCTTTTCGATGGTACGGACAAATCGAATTCACGAGGAAGAAAAAATAGTCGTCTTGATCAATGTGACCAACCATGCACAAGAACTTGAAGTCCCTATCGAACAAAATGCTCAAACCGTTCGGGATCTTGTGGCTGGCGATAGGCTGCCAATCATACAAAATAAAGTTAAGACCCGACTTAAGCCGTATCAAGTGATGTGGCTAAAACCCGGGGGTGGCCAAAAATGA
- a CDS encoding sodium:solute symporter: protein MNNFSTIDFVVLIVYIIGIAIFGAFFGKNQKTTKDYFLGGRSIPWWAIGLSVMATQASAITFIGAPGWGYSGGLERINTYINVPLVMAFLMVTIVPFFYRTEVYTAYEYLERRFDVKTRSLTAGLFLIARGLATGVVLYAPALVLSVVTGWDVNLTIIFMAVIAVSYTVLGGISAVIWTDVIQMFVLWLGAALAIFTIIGNIPGGLSGAIDIGAEAGLLQSLDFSFDLSTEYSIWAGVIGGFFLHAAYFGADQSQIQRVLTSKSLKESKMSLIISGLFLFPQMLLFLFIGVLLFAFYSVQGTPDIENLNELFPLFVVNQLPVGISGLIIAGVFAAAMSSLDSALNSLSAVTVRDFYAKFFKKDASEGHYLKASRWATVAWGIYATIFAFFAGNLGPVIETVNKIGSYFYGALLGVFLLAIFVRRSNGHGAFAGVIAGMASVWAVETFADISWLYNNAVGAIVAVVIGYGVSLLSAAPGKGKLDGLVYRGEDTVQDELRRRQTAAESAQFEKDVKTMKKWPFLLIGYFFITIVILLVIQTL from the coding sequence ATGAATAATTTTTCGACGATCGATTTTGTGGTCCTAATTGTATATATTATCGGCATTGCCATTTTCGGCGCGTTTTTCGGCAAAAACCAAAAGACCACAAAAGACTACTTTTTAGGTGGCAGAAGCATTCCTTGGTGGGCGATCGGTTTGTCCGTCATGGCGACGCAAGCCAGTGCCATTACGTTCATTGGTGCACCGGGCTGGGGCTACTCAGGCGGGTTGGAGCGGATCAATACGTATATTAACGTACCGCTCGTCATGGCATTTTTGATGGTCACCATTGTCCCATTCTTTTACCGTACGGAAGTGTACACGGCTTACGAATATTTAGAACGGCGCTTTGATGTCAAAACCCGTTCCTTGACGGCTGGGCTCTTTTTAATCGCCCGCGGATTGGCAACGGGCGTTGTATTATATGCACCAGCTTTAGTGTTATCGGTGGTAACGGGTTGGGATGTCAACCTTACGATCATTTTCATGGCGGTTATCGCCGTAAGTTATACGGTGCTTGGGGGGATTTCGGCTGTTATCTGGACAGATGTCATTCAAATGTTTGTTCTCTGGCTGGGTGCAGCTCTCGCTATCTTCACCATCATCGGCAATATTCCCGGTGGCTTGTCCGGCGCAATCGATATCGGCGCAGAAGCCGGATTATTGCAATCCTTGGATTTCAGCTTTGATTTATCAACAGAATACAGCATATGGGCCGGCGTGATCGGCGGGTTCTTCCTTCATGCTGCGTATTTTGGAGCTGACCAAAGCCAAATTCAACGGGTATTGACCAGTAAATCCTTAAAAGAAAGTAAAATGTCGTTAATCATTAGCGGGCTCTTCTTGTTTCCGCAAATGTTGTTATTCTTGTTCATCGGTGTTTTGCTATTCGCTTTCTATTCTGTTCAAGGTACACCAGATATTGAAAATTTAAACGAGTTGTTCCCATTGTTCGTCGTCAATCAATTGCCTGTAGGGATTTCAGGATTGATCATTGCAGGGGTTTTCGCTGCGGCGATGTCGAGCTTGGATTCGGCTCTTAATTCATTATCGGCAGTCACCGTGCGTGACTTTTATGCCAAGTTCTTTAAGAAGGATGCTTCAGAAGGCCATTACTTAAAAGCATCGCGTTGGGCCACTGTCGCTTGGGGCATTTACGCGACAATCTTTGCCTTTTTCGCGGGCAATCTTGGGCCGGTTATTGAAACGGTCAATAAAATCGGCTCGTATTTCTACGGCGCCCTACTAGGTGTGTTCCTACTGGCGATCTTTGTCCGCCGTTCAAACGGCCATGGGGCATTCGCCGGTGTTATCGCCGGGATGGCTTCTGTCTGGGCAGTGGAAACTTTCGCAGATATTTCGTGGCTTTACAATAATGCCGTCGGGGCAATTGTAGCGGTCGTGATTGGGTACGGGGTTAGTTTGCTTTCAGCTGCTCCCGGAAAAGGCAAATTGGACGGCCTTGTCTATAGAGGCGAGGACACCGTACAAGATGAGCTGAGACGCCGGCAAACCGCTGCTGAAAGTGCCCAATTTGAAAAAGATGTGAAAACGATGAAAAAATGGCCTTTCTTATTAATCGGGTACTTCTTCATCACCATAGTGATTTTGTTAGTCATTCAAACTTTGTAG
- a CDS encoding GNAT family N-acetyltransferase, protein MKLQFKPMSEEEFNQYMEFLIPDYAKDVSQNYMIPLDAAMEESKALMTQLFSNKQDTDEQSLYNIYSIEEDTVMGAIWYHIQSSTNKAYIYHILIREKHRRKGIAAAALRKLEEEMRKCGITSMGLNVFGTNPNAYELYEKLGYRVQSTSMGKRL, encoded by the coding sequence ATGAAACTACAGTTTAAACCGATGTCAGAGGAAGAATTCAATCAGTATATGGAATTCTTGATCCCTGATTATGCGAAAGATGTATCGCAAAATTACATGATTCCATTGGATGCAGCAATGGAAGAATCCAAAGCCTTAATGACACAGCTGTTTTCGAATAAACAAGATACAGATGAACAGTCATTGTATAATATTTATTCAATAGAAGAAGATACGGTAATGGGGGCGATTTGGTATCATATCCAATCCAGTACAAATAAAGCGTATATCTATCATATATTGATTAGAGAGAAGCATAGAAGAAAGGGGATTGCAGCGGCCGCATTGAGGAAATTAGAAGAAGAAATGCGAAAATGCGGCATTACTTCCATGGGCCTTAATGTGTTCGGAACAAATCCCAATGCCTATGAATTGTATGAAAAGCTTGGTTACCGTGTGCAGTCGACGTCGATGGGGAAAAGACTATAG
- the pyrH gene encoding UMP kinase yields the protein MKTMNRVLIKLSGGALASESGDSFDHLKLDHIANEILSIADMDIEVALVIGGGNIFRGSLAEQWNIDRVEADNIGTLGTIMNSLMLRGVLKSKTTKDVRVMTSIPVPSVAEPYIQLRAKRHLEKGSIVIFGGGNGQPFVTTDYPSVQRAIETSCDAIFVAKQGVDGVFNLDPNQHTEAKMYRTLHFDDILKENIKVMDQSALLLAKDFNISVNIFNFDKIGEMKKIVEGKQTETLVSQQTSEFYITG from the coding sequence GTGAAAACAATGAATAGAGTATTGATCAAGCTTAGTGGTGGGGCATTGGCAAGCGAAAGTGGAGATAGCTTTGATCATTTAAAGCTGGACCATATCGCGAATGAGATTCTATCTATTGCCGATATGGACATCGAAGTGGCACTAGTAATTGGCGGTGGCAATATCTTTCGTGGCAGCTTGGCGGAACAATGGAATATCGATCGGGTTGAAGCGGATAACATTGGAACGCTCGGAACCATCATGAATAGTTTAATGCTGAGAGGTGTTCTAAAGAGCAAAACTACTAAGGACGTCAGGGTTATGACTTCGATACCGGTACCGTCTGTAGCAGAACCGTATATTCAGTTGCGAGCAAAAAGGCATTTGGAAAAAGGATCAATTGTTATCTTTGGCGGCGGTAACGGACAGCCGTTCGTGACGACTGATTACCCGAGCGTTCAGCGAGCAATCGAAACGAGTTGCGATGCCATCTTTGTTGCTAAACAAGGTGTCGACGGCGTGTTCAACCTGGACCCAAATCAACACACTGAAGCGAAAATGTATCGGACATTGCATTTCGACGATATCTTAAAAGAGAATATTAAAGTTATGGATCAATCAGCGCTTCTTCTGGCAAAAGACTTCAATATTTCGGTGAATATCTTTAACTTCGACAAGATAGGTGAAATGAAGAAAATCGTCGAAGGCAAGCAGACAGAAACCTTAGTGTCACAACAAACTTCAGAATTCTATATAACGGGCTAG
- a CDS encoding aminoglycoside phosphotransferase family protein yields MPAKRDKEKLRGGNVSAVHRIGNTVHRDLKPESLQIHRLLHHLEKKGFKYAPQIVGIDQGKEILTYLDGEAGNYPLKEYMWSDEALAEIAKILRLYHDSVSDFSFDENWKPLDHTPPPYELICHNDFAVYNIIFKNEKPIGIIDFDNAAPGPRLWDIVYALYTCIPLSRYYLSPLNEQKVYYDATQDERIKQRINLFFQAYGQEVAEDFLEMAVQRLEALCKTILRKADEEDMAFVSMIKEGHLEHYQKDMNFIRKNGHKWS; encoded by the coding sequence ATGCCCGCTAAGAGGGACAAAGAAAAGCTAAGGGGAGGCAATGTTTCCGCTGTGCATCGTATAGGAAACACAGTCCACCGTGATCTAAAACCCGAAAGTCTTCAAATTCATCGGCTCTTGCATCATCTAGAGAAAAAAGGATTTAAATACGCACCGCAAATCGTGGGTATAGATCAGGGCAAAGAAATATTAACTTATTTGGATGGGGAAGCCGGCAATTATCCGCTTAAAGAATATATGTGGTCAGATGAAGCTCTGGCAGAGATAGCCAAAATATTGAGGCTTTACCATGATTCAGTAAGTGATTTTTCGTTTGATGAAAACTGGAAGCCGCTGGATCATACACCCCCTCCATATGAGCTTATATGCCACAACGATTTCGCCGTATATAACATCATTTTTAAAAACGAGAAACCGATAGGCATAATCGATTTCGACAATGCTGCGCCCGGTCCTAGACTTTGGGATATTGTTTATGCGCTTTATACTTGCATCCCATTATCTAGGTACTACCTGTCACCTTTAAACGAACAAAAAGTCTATTATGATGCCACTCAAGACGAACGGATAAAACAGCGGATAAATTTGTTTTTTCAAGCCTATGGACAGGAAGTGGCAGAAGACTTTTTGGAAATGGCGGTCCAGAGGCTAGAAGCTTTGTGCAAAACGATTCTCAGGAAAGCGGATGAAGAGGATATGGCCTTTGTGAGCATGATAAAAGAAGGGCATTTAGAGCATTACCAAAAGGATATGAACTTTATCCGGAAAAATGGACATAAATGGTCTTGA